The DNA window GCAGCGCGCATCGCCACCTCCCTGGAGGGCTTCGACGTGGCCTCggtgcagcagcagcggcaggagCAGAGCTACTTCGTGCGGCTGGGCTCGCTGTCGGAGCGGCTGCGGCAGCGCGCCTACGAGCACTCCCTGAGCAAGCTGCGCAGCACCCGGCAGCGGGCCCAGGACGGGCTGCAGCAGCTGGCGCAGGCGCTCAGCCTGGTGAGTGCGCCGGATGGGGCGGCGGGCGGGGCTGGGTGCGCCGGGCTGGCGCTTCCCCAGGCCATCTTCTCTGTCCTCTCTGGTCGCCCTCCGTGGGCATCTGTCCCAGTCTCCTCTTAGGAGGTTCTGTTGTGTCCAGGCGGCCAGATGTCTGTCTCCTGTCACCGTCACCGTCACCCTCTGTAAAGACCCACCTCCAAGCCCAGCCCCTTCTTGGGTTCTGGGGCTCTGGGCTTCAGCGTGTGAATTCGGGGGACAGTGCAGCCTGACCGGGTGGCTGGCTCTGGGCCTCAACGCACCCTCCTCCAGCCGGTGGCCGAGTTGCTTTCCATGGCACCAGCCTGGGGTCCCGGGCGCAGCGCCCAGTGGACCTGGCCTTTAGGTGCTGTCAGGCCGGCGCACTTCCCCAGCACGTGGGCGGTCCTAGGGCCACCCCCAGCACAGAGGGACAGAATCATGGGAGGCCCCACAGACGCAGCCCACCCCACCGTCTCCATGTCAGGGTGCGCAGTCCATCAGCCTGGCCATCCGCTGGGTGCCCGGCTCTCAGTCCCCAGTAAAGCTCCTGTCCCTCCCAGCCCAGCTGTCACCACGCGGCTTCTGGCTCTGGATTCCAGGGACCTCCTGGGGGTGGACCCCGTGTGTCCTTTTGTGAGTGGTTTTAGCGTCATATCCTCAAGGTCCCTCTACCTCGGGCCAGGTGTCATACTGTCCCTTCTCCCGACTGAGTAGTGTTGCACGCAGTGCTTCCTGTGCTGTCACGCCCCAGCCACCAAAGCCAGTCCGTGGCCAAGGCCATGTCTGGCTGCAAGGGACAGAGTAGATGGGTTTGAGTCACCACAGAGCACGTGAGGCCACTTTCTCGGCTGCCCCTGACCACACGGGACACAAAAGGGGGTTGATGCTCACACTGAAGTCTCAGAGGCCCTGTGCCATAGAAATGGCCTCCGACCCCCCCTCCAGACCATCCCATAGATCAGATGGGAGCAGAGGGTCCCGGGGCACCCTCTTGTCCCCTGTGCTGGCCTGTGTGACGCCGCGATGCAGGGCCGTGCGGGGGCGTGGCAGGGTCCTCCCCTCACCTGCTCTCTCCTGCAGATGCAGAGCATCAAGCAGGGCGTGGACCCGAAGCTCGTGGAGGGCCAGGAGAGGCTGCACCAGATGTGGCTCAGCTGGAGCCAGAAGGAGCAGGGGCCGCAGGGCCCCGAGAGGGACCCAGCCAAGCCAGAGGTACCGGGCGGCCCGGGTGCCGGGGCCCAGCACGTGGGACCTTCCTTAGGACCAGGTCGCGGGCTTGAGCTCCGGTGTGCATGGTCACACCTGCCCAGCTCACAGTGCCGCGGAGCAGAGCCGGCCCCGTGCCCGTGGGCAGATCCATGGGAGGTGCCCCGTCCACGCTGTCCCTCGGCCACCAGCAGGAGCCAGGTGACACGCTGCAGTGGGGTTGGACCTGAGGACCTGGTGCTCAGGATGAGACACACAAGGCCACACAGAGTGACCGCAGTGACAGGAGAGTGCAGAGGCAGGACCCCGGCAGGGACAGGGCTGTCGTGGGGACGGCCTTCCTTTTGCAGAGGTagaatgttctggaattagaGGCCGTGGTCGTGCCTCATGCAAACAGACTGAAGGGCAGCGTGTGGCCCCCTGACGGAGAGACGTGGTGGACGTCCTTAGATACCAAAGAGAAGACTGAACGCGTGGAGCTGTCACGTGCTTTGTGATCAGAGCTCTCGTCGTCCACCTGGACCGCCTAGGACTGTCCCCGTGCCCCAGTGCCGGACGCGGCAACTAGGAAACGGTTTCTCAGATGAGCAAAGCAGATCTCGTCTCCCAGGTCACACCGTCCCCAGGTCCAAGTCCAGGCCCTAGCTGCCGAGGCCACAGGCACAGTCCCCTGGCCACTCTTGTCCCCTGCCGGACGGGTTCTCGGTGACCTGACTGACTCTCCTGGTGGCTCCTGCCCAGAGGCCTCCCAGGACTCTGCCTGGCATCTGTAACGAGCTGCCTGAGACTGAGACGCGCACCGAATGCGCGTCTAGAGCGCACGCGTGTCTAGCGGGTGACCCAGCCCGCAGCCACCGTCACTGTCTGCTCTTACACATTCCATCACCCCATAAGGTAGCCCTGTCCCCGTGAGCAGTGACCGTCCTGCCCAGCCCGGTACCCCTGAGCCCACGTCCTGCCTCTGAGCTCTCCTACCAGGGGACTCACCAGTCCCACCCTGTGGCCTGCAGGTCTGGCTCGCGCTGAGCACCAGGTCCTCGTGTCCCCCACACTCAGCTGTCACCTGGCTCCTGCTCATGGCCAAGGACGCTCCAGGTGTGCCGGGTCAAGTGTGCCCACCACTCCTGCAGCTGGCACTTCCCCTGGTCACTCACGGTCGTTCCTCAGTCTCCCGGGGCTGGTCCTGGTCCTGGTCCTGACCCAGAACCGCAGATGCTCTAGCACTTCTGGGATGGTGCCGTGTTTGGTAGAAGACACCCACCACCTCACGCTCAGGTCGGCTTTAGGTGGCTCAGGTAGACGGGCCGGGGTCAGTGCTGGACAAGGGATTGCcaccaccatgtcatttgggggAGATAACAAGAGTAAACAGCCTGTCCAGGCACAGGAAACCTGTTGGGACGCTGTTCTGTCCTGCGGGTGGCCGGATGCGCAGCCATGGAGCCCACGGGAACCATCCGAGCGTGCGCAGACGAGCTGCCCGTCCTGGGGCCACTCCtgggtcacctttttcttttctgtttttatttggggctggggtggaCCAGGGCCTTGCGCCTGGCAGGCACGTGCCGCAGCAGGAGGTCCCCTCCGGCCCTGCCCCCACCTCTTGTGGGTGGGGTGCCCCCCCGCGAGGCTGGCCGTGGCCCCAGGAAATGCAGCACTTCCGCTGACCAGGCCTGGGGTTTGCCGGCATCCCCCACGAGCCCGGCCGCTCAGCGCCCTTGTCCTCTGCTCCCAGCGCCGCCCACCTTCCCAGAGCGCTAGTGCTGTGTTGGCATTGGGGCGGGTCCAGCCGTGATCCTGCACTCTGCacgctcagccctttttatttacttatttatttattggtaccaagAGTCGAGCCCAGgtctgcttaaccactgagccacgtctccAGCCCTCCCCCCAtttttgatgttttattttgagatagggtcttgctgaggctggcctcctccctatgatcctcctgtcccagcctccccaGTTTCTGGgatcaggtgtgtgccaccgtaccCAGCCAGCCAACGGTCCTGATGGTCCTCGCTGTCCTCTCAGCAGGTGGAGTTGCAGGCGCTCACCATGTTCCGGGGCATCACCCAGCAGCTGCAGACCACCTGTGCCTCCCTGGCGTCCAGCATCCAGGGGCTGCCCACCCAGGTGAAGGACCAGGTGCAGCAGGCCCGCCGCCAGGTGGAGGACCTCCAGTCCACCTTTGCCGGCATCCACTCCTTCCAGGACCTGTCCGGCAGCATCCTGATGCAGAGCCGTGAGCAGGTGGCAAAGGCCCGAGAGGCCCTGGACCGCACGGTGGAGTTCGTGGCCCGGAGCACCCCCGTCACGTGGCTGGTGGGGCCCTTCGCCCCGGGGATCACAGAGAGGGCCCCAGAGGGCGGCCCGGGAGGAAGCGAGGCTGGCGCTGCCCCCCCGCCCGAGGGGCCCAGCAGCGTGGAGCCTGCCCCTGGCCACTGACGCCTGCTCAGGCCTCACGCCACAGGTGACGTTTCCAGCCAAAAAATTTTTCTAGAAATTTCCAAAAAATTTCCTTTTCCTTCAGTAAGAATCGATTGTTACCTTAGCTGTCACAGGTCGCCCTTTCCTCCACCAAGGCCCCGTCCCGGGCGCTCCTAAGTGGCCTTGGACTTGGTCTGAGAGCTGGCCCCCGGCCCCCGCCTGTTGCGGACCAGGAGGGCCTGAGGCAGCTCCGCCATCGCCTTAATAAACGCGCCCACAGAACGAGCGTGTCCGCGTGTTCCTCTGCCCCGCGGAGGCCTTGGGCCACGTCACTTACCTacttctctgtctgtctgtctgtcatcTCTGCGCAGCTGGGATGGAGCCCGGGGCCCGTGCTGGGCagctgctctgcccctgagctgtcCCAGCCCTTTGTCTGGTCTGCCCTCAGTCCTAGGTGGACACGCACCTTTATTTTATGTCGTGTGAGGGGGCACCcacacgtgccaggcgagcgctgccCCGCTAAGCCTCCACTCCCGCCCCGGGCTGGGTCCTTTCTAAATGACAGACGTGTGGCTCCTATTCCTGGAGGCTGGGTCTCCTGGGGAGGCCGGGTCTCCTGGGTGAGGCCGGGTCTCCTGGGGAGGCAGGGTCTCCTGAGTGAGGCTGGGTCTCCTGAGTGAGGCCAGGTCTCCTGGGGAGGCCGGGTCTCCTGGGTGAGGCCTTCCTGTTGGTttggtgtttgtttgtttattttttggttccagggattgaaccctggtgccCTACCcccagccacgtccccagccctttttgttttccgTCTGAGACGGGGTCCCCTTGGTTGCTTGAGGCCTTGCTGagtcgctgaggctggccttgaactagccACCTTCCTCCTCAGCCTCCGAGCCGCTGGGGTGGCAGGCGCGAGGCTCCTGCTGAGTCTCTTGCTGTGTCCAGCTGCAGTGAGGCAGCTGCCAGGGCTTTCCCCAGAAGGACGCCGGTCCTGCTCATGAGAAGAGGCCTCCTGACCTAAAGGCTTCCTGGAACCGCTGCCCCTTGGGCCTCTCCGTGGGGTGGTGGGTCCgacactgggccctgctccctggtGCTGTCCGCCGTGTCTCTGGCGGCTGAGCAGGCCAGGGTGGCCGCCGTCCTGGCTGGTGGGCCCCGGGGCCAGAGCCCCTCTGGGTCGCCACACAGAGCTGCTGGGAGGTGTGGCCGAGTCTGCCGCCCACCCCACACACTGGGGTCAGCTGGGGTCAGCTCCCCGTCCCCCTGGGGGGCACTGGTGTGGCAGGACCCCGAGGCCCACGCccctctcccacacctgcaggatgCCACTTCTCTGACAAAGGGTCCCCAGGCCGAGCTCTGGCCCCTGCCTCCTGCTCAGGAGGTGGCTGATGGCACCCCACGTCCCTCCATGATGAGCCCCCTCCAGAGCCGATCAGGGCTCCGCGTCTCCGTCCTGGGGTGGACCCGGCGCCCTGCTCACAGTGGCAGGAGGAGGTCGGTCTCGCTCCCACCACCTGGGAGGCCCAGAGCGcccggcacacagtaggtgctcaggtGGGTTTCTCCCCTGGAGAGCGGCCCTGCTTCCCCACACCTGCCCCAGGATCCTGATGGAGTCGGGGTGTCCGCGGACTCGGATGGGAAAAGCGCCAGCTGACCTGCACCCCCTCAGCCACCAACGAGGTGCCTGAGATCTGGCACAGTCCCCAAGGATCGTCCAGTGTCTTGCCACATAGACGTCACCACAGGCAACGACATACACGTCACTCCTCGTTATGAAGGTCAAGTGGCTGCAGGACCTGGTCATTTAACGGGGGCGTAAATGCAAAGTACACCCCGAGTCATCATCTTAGGTTTAACTGTGTCACACTGCGCTGGGGCTGGCCGGGTGGCTTGGTGACGAGGGCAGGCGGAGGCCCGGGCGCCACCCCCAGGAAGACACCAAGACGGAGAGGGGGTTGCCCAGCGGGGGTTAGGGTGACCGCTCCCTTTGCCCTGGCGGCTGGGACACCATCACCCTAACTTCTGGGGGCCCTGCCACTGAGCGACGCCCAGCGCCTCTGCGCAGCGTCCCCATCCCCGCCGCCACCTCCAGAACTGTTCCCGCCCCAAACGAAACCGCCTGCGAGGAGCCCCGCCcagccctggcggccctgctgctTCCTCCCTGCGCGGTGGCGGCCCGGGGACCTGGGGTGGCTCCCGGGCGGACGCCCGGGTGGTCGGTGCCCGCGGGGCGGCCCTGGGGTCCAGAATCGCAGGTGGGGCAGGTCTCCTCGGCTCCCTGTCCTCCCGTCCTCGGGTCCCCTGCCCTCCGTCCCCTGTGGGGCGGGCCCACGTGGCGGTGCTTGCTGGGGACTTTCCCCTGAGGGCGCGGAGGCCCGAGCGCACCCTGCCCAGACGCAGAAGGGGCGGCGCCTCTCCCGAGAGGCCACCGTGGCCACCCCCAGGACCCAGGGACCAGCGCCGTGGCCCAGGTAGGTGGGGACGGGACGGGTGGACGCGGGGCTGGGAGTGACCCCTCCTGTCCCTGGGTGCCACCTGCATCCCTCTCGACGCGTGACCCTCAGCCCAACCCCTCCTGGACACAGGTCCAGTGGCCGCCTGCACCCCCGCCGGCCGCCACTTCCCCCGGGACCCTGAGGACCCAGCGCCTGCCCCAGCACAGGTGGCTCTAGGCACCTGGCCCAGCAGAGGCCATGTCAAGGCTTTTCCCGGCGGTGGCTAAAGCGGGACTTGGGGAGGCCACCGCTCCCAGGGGGAGCCAGGTGCCTGGAGCCCAGGGGGAGCGGGGACCTGTCCCTGCCCctcctggaggaggacactgggcACACCACACACCATAGGGACCTGGTAGGGACAGTCACATGCCCGCCGGGGACCACGGTCAAGACAGCGAAGGTGACCAGGCCACCTCTGAGGGGTGGATGTCCGCAGCCTCCCCGCGGGCCAGGCCTGAGGAGGCCTGGACGCAGCACGGGGGACAGCCTGAGCTTGGCACATGCAGGTCCCGGAGCAGCCACCCGGCCACCTCGCTCCTGGCAGAGGCTGGCCACCGGCTTCGCCCCTCGTCCTCCGTTCCCCTCCGTAAGGGGGCAATTCAAGGAGCCCAGCTCGGGTGTCACTTGCTGGCACAGGGCCTGGCGTGCAGTAGGTGCTCAGTGAAGTCCTGTTGGACAGACGCAGCCGGCTACGCAGCCCAGTGACCAGGCCTTGTCCTTCCGCCCGGCTCCTCATAACAAGAGTTTTTAAGtgagacttttatttattttttaaatttctgagatGGCGTCTCACTGTGTCACCCAGGCTGCCGGGAACCTGGGCTCCAGACGCTCCTGTCTCCGCCCCCAGGGGCGGGCCCTCACACACCTGGGTCCTGGACATTGTTTCATTAGCCAGGAGGGAGGACACCACTGTGGGCCAGTCCTGAGGGAGCAGATGAGACCACCTTGTTGGGGAGAGAGGATCCAGGGGCAGGAAGCACACATGGAGTGCTTACTGTATACCAGACACCCTCTGCCCAGTCAGCTGATTGGATCATTGACTACTCACTCTGTCTGTATTGATTCATTCACTCGGCGTTTAGTAAGCACCTACTGTGTACCAGGTACTGTTTGGTTCTTTCACTGATTATCCGGCCAGCATCTATTGAGCGCCTATACAGCACTCTGGATACAGCCACGAACAAGGCCCAGCAACGTCCCTAGCCTGTGCCTGGAGGCTCCCTGGGGAGGCTCTCTCCAGGAGGAAAGGATGGCTACTCCCCAACGTAAATAAGTGAAGTCTGTAGTGTCCCCTGGTGAGAAGTGGACatgaggaaaatgaggcaggGAGGGGTGGGGTGGTGCTGGTCAAGCCGCCCTGTGGGTACTGGGGAAAGTGCTGAGGCATGGCCtgtgcaaaggtcctgaggcaGAGCCAAGCCTGGGACAGTGCACCAGAACAGACAGCAAGGAGCAGGAGATTCTTGTCCCTAGGGAAGATGCGGGGTTGTCGCGGAGGAGCAGTCGTGCCTGACCCAACTGTCCGTGTCTCCTTCCGACCCCAAGCCAGCTCCTCACTCCCTCCCATCCCGTCCATCCGTTTGTGCTGTGGGCAGTGACCCCCACTGCCACCAGCCTCCACCCGGTCCCAGCTTCTGCCCCTGCCCCACAGCCTGTCGTCCCTGCAGTGGCCAGAGGGTGCTGTGAACGGATCCCTCCTCCCAGTGCCCACAGCCCTCCACGGcacccacctccctcctggtCAGAGCCCACGAGCCCTGTGCCCCTTCAGCCCCGGCCTCACAGGCCAGGCCCAACCTGCCCCAGGCCCTTGCACAGCCGTGCCTCTGCCCGAGCACCTCGGCCCTGGTCCCTCTGACTTGCTCCCTGGCTTCCTTCAGGCCTCTGCTCAGAGGTCACGTCCCGAGGCCCCTGGCGCCTCCCGCCCCCAGCCCCCACCTCTGCGCGGCACCCGCCGGCTTCCTCCACGGCACTTTCCACTCTCGAGATGATCTGGCTCTTTTCTCATTTCCTGTTGGTCTCCCCGGAGTGACGTGTGCCACACGGGGCGGAGGAGGTGCCCGTCCCTGCCTGCAGAGCACTGAGCCGCGGGCGCCCAGTAGGTGCTCCGTAAATGCTCGCTCTGTGGAGGACACATGGGGCACGCGGGGGACCCAGGGGACCGGGACGGTGCGTCCCAGACACGGGGAACGGGTCCTGCCAGCGCCGAGGGTGACGCTGGCCCCGGTGCCGCATGGCCAGGCCAGTGTTGAGGACAACCACGTCGTCCAGCGTCCCCTGCGGGGTGGACTCAGGGACCCTGCCTGGCGGGCGCTCTGCAAGCTGCACCCAGCCCCGAGGGCCACTCTGACGTGAGGTCCCAGTCGCGGGGACTGAGGCCGAGATGCCCCGAGGTCTGTGCCCACCCTTGGGGGGTGGACTCTGTCCCCAGGCCGTGGAAGATTCAGCAGATGACCCGAGCTCAGCGGGCAGGCTGCAGCAGCGGGCAGGACACGGGGGACAGCGTCCAGGGAGTCCGGCTGAGCTTGTGGGCTCTGGGCCTTCTGCGGGGTCAGGGGTCCCCCAGGTCCGGTGCCTCAGGAGCAGCTGTGCTGACTCCCACCGCGGCCTTGGGGACAGCGGGACTGTGGGCCCTTTCCACAGACAGGAAGGCTGAGGCTTTTTGGGgggaccggggattgaacccaggggccttaaCCCCGagccacctccagccctttttaaggaTGTTTTATCAGcctcagggcctcactgagttgctgaggctggccatcctcctgcctcagcctcccagcctcCAGATCACAGGCCTGCGCCACCCGCCCGGCTGCACCGAGGCTCCGGGGCGCGCACCGCGGACAGGGCCTGGCCGTCCTCCTTCCTCCACCCAGTGCTGAGGTGACTGCGTGGGCCACTGCGCCCGGGGACGCAGTGTCCACCGGGCCTGTCCAGGGGCTCAGCCTGGCGCTGGCCACGCTGGGAACTGAGCCCCCAGCCTGCTGTGCCCTCTGCTCAGCGCTCAGGTGACTCCTCAGGTGGCGCCTGGTGAACGGAAGCCCTCAGCCCAGTGGACCTTGGCGCCTGCGTCCCTGTGGGAATGGCCGCCCAGGGCGGTTCAGCTGATGGGCTTCCTTGGGATCCAGAACCAGCCTCCACACAAAC is part of the Callospermophilus lateralis isolate mCalLat2 chromosome 1, mCalLat2.hap1, whole genome shotgun sequence genome and encodes:
- the Plin3 gene encoding perilipin-3 gives rise to the protein MSTHGSGTEADSDTQVPAEGPEQQPSVVDRVASMPLISSTCDLVSAAYASTKESHPHVKTVCDTAEKGIKTLTAAAVSGAQPILSKLEPQIASASEYAHRGLDRLEDSLPVLQQPTEKVLAETKELLSSRVSGAREMVSDTVSSAKDAVATRVSGAVDVTRGAVQSGVDMTKSMVTSGVHSVMGSRVGQMVMSGVDTMLCRSEEWMDNHLPMTDEELARIATSLEGFDVASVQQQRQEQSYFVRLGSLSERLRQRAYEHSLSKLRSTRQRAQDGLQQLAQALSLMQSIKQGVDPKLVEGQERLHQMWLSWSQKEQGPQGPERDPAKPEQVELQALTMFRGITQQLQTTCASLASSIQGLPTQVKDQVQQARRQVEDLQSTFAGIHSFQDLSGSILMQSREQVAKAREALDRTVEFVARSTPVTWLVGPFAPGITERAPEGGPGGSEAGAAPPPEGPSSVEPAPGH